From a region of the Candidatus Ozemobacteraceae bacterium genome:
- a CDS encoding acyl carrier protein, whose translation MSNHFEEVKRIVVDKLQVDEKQVTMEASFIEDLGADSLDTVELVMDLEEHFGIEIPDEDAEKLKTVKDAVDYIAKKKA comes from the coding sequence ATGTCTAATCACTTTGAGGAAGTCAAGCGCATTGTCGTCGACAAGCTGCAGGTGGATGAGAAGCAGGTGACCATGGAAGCCAGCTTCATCGAGGATCTCGGCGCTGACAGCCTCGATACCGTCGAGCTGGTCATGGATCTCGAAGAGCACTTCGGAATCGAGATTCCCGACGAGGACGCCGAGAAGCTCAAGACCGTCAAGGACGCCGTCGACTACATCGCCAAGAAGAAGGCCTGA
- the fabD gene encoding ACP S-malonyltransferase — translation MKTAFVFPGQGSQKVGMAHAMVASYPWAAEMAAHTDAVLGRKLTEACFVGPEETLKLTINTQPAIFFASALMVEAARRDGVAFDAVAGHSLGEYAALYAAGVAGYDDLLRLVDARARAMETACPAGVGAMSAILNLDRKILEDVCAAASDQGVCVVANYNCPGQLVISGAAAAVAKAGKLASEKGAKRVMPLVVSGPFHSPLMQPARDALAEAVERVTFRDAKVPVYTNVDAAPTTAASDFRRKLLEQLTGSVRWEDTIQQMVADGVGRFVELGSGKVLNGLIKKIAPSAELAAAGDPESFSALLGQAKAAS, via the coding sequence ATGAAAACTGCCTTCGTCTTTCCCGGACAGGGTTCCCAGAAGGTGGGGATGGCGCACGCCATGGTGGCGTCATATCCGTGGGCGGCCGAAATGGCGGCCCATACCGACGCCGTTCTCGGCCGGAAGCTCACCGAGGCGTGCTTCGTGGGGCCTGAAGAAACCCTGAAGCTGACCATCAACACGCAGCCCGCCATTTTTTTCGCCTCGGCCCTGATGGTCGAGGCTGCCCGCCGCGACGGCGTCGCCTTCGATGCGGTCGCCGGCCACAGTCTAGGCGAGTATGCCGCTCTCTATGCAGCCGGCGTCGCCGGATACGATGATCTCCTGCGGCTGGTCGATGCCCGCGCCCGCGCGATGGAGACGGCCTGCCCGGCCGGTGTCGGCGCGATGTCTGCGATTCTGAACCTCGACCGGAAGATCCTCGAGGATGTCTGCGCCGCGGCTTCCGACCAGGGTGTCTGCGTCGTCGCCAACTACAACTGCCCCGGCCAGCTGGTCATTTCCGGCGCGGCCGCGGCCGTGGCCAAGGCCGGCAAGCTTGCCTCGGAAAAAGGGGCCAAACGCGTGATGCCGCTCGTTGTATCGGGACCGTTTCACTCGCCCCTGATGCAGCCGGCGCGCGACGCGCTTGCCGAAGCCGTCGAACGTGTCACGTTCCGCGATGCGAAGGTGCCTGTCTATACCAACGTCGATGCCGCCCCGACGACCGCCGCTTCTGACTTCCGGCGCAAGTTGCTGGAACAGCTCACTGGCTCGGTGCGCTGGGAAGACACGATCCAACAGATGGTCGCCGACGGAGTCGGCCGGTTCGTCGAGCTGGGCTCCGGCAAGGTGCTCAACGGCCTGATCAAGAAGATCGCACCGAGCGCGGAGTTGGCTGCTGCCGGCGATCCGGAGAGCTTCTCGGCGTTGCTCGGCCAGGCGAAAGCCGCTTCCTGA
- the fabK gene encoding enoyl-[acyl-carrier-protein] reductase FabK, with the protein MISTRITNLLGIKYPVLQGGMAWVSSASLVAAVSNAGGLGVLGSGSMMPDDLRREIREIKSRTQKPFGVNLMLLMPQTPENVSVCLEERVPVITTGAGNPGPYVKAFKEIGTKVIPVVSAVALAKRLERSGVDAVIAEGNESGGHIGEVTTMVLVPQVVDAVSIPVIAAGGIGDGRGILAAFALGAEGVQMGTRFILSDECQVHENYKRVVAQAKDRDTVATGITTGHPVRVIRNKLAKSYVEAELKGATPEQLDEMAKGSLRKAVVEGDVEDGSVMAGQISGMLETCEPCSAIFDKLETQFFKEFERIAAQMSALRAAPAAADLAKEANA; encoded by the coding sequence ATGATCTCCACTCGAATAACGAACCTTCTTGGTATCAAGTATCCGGTCCTGCAGGGCGGCATGGCCTGGGTGAGCTCGGCTTCCCTCGTTGCCGCGGTGAGCAATGCCGGCGGTCTCGGAGTGCTCGGTTCGGGCTCGATGATGCCCGACGATCTCCGCCGCGAGATCAGGGAAATCAAATCCCGCACGCAGAAGCCTTTCGGTGTCAATCTGATGCTGCTCATGCCCCAGACGCCGGAAAACGTAAGCGTCTGCCTGGAAGAGCGCGTTCCGGTCATCACGACCGGAGCCGGCAATCCGGGGCCGTACGTGAAGGCGTTCAAGGAGATCGGAACGAAGGTCATCCCGGTCGTTTCAGCCGTCGCGCTTGCGAAGCGGCTCGAGCGCTCCGGGGTCGACGCCGTGATCGCCGAGGGAAACGAGTCGGGCGGCCATATCGGCGAAGTCACCACGATGGTGCTCGTTCCGCAGGTCGTCGACGCGGTTTCGATTCCTGTCATCGCGGCCGGGGGCATCGGCGACGGCCGCGGCATCCTGGCGGCGTTCGCGCTCGGCGCAGAAGGCGTCCAGATGGGCACTCGCTTTATCCTTTCCGACGAGTGCCAGGTGCATGAGAATTACAAGAGGGTCGTCGCTCAGGCGAAAGACCGCGATACCGTGGCGACGGGCATCACGACCGGGCATCCCGTGCGCGTCATCCGCAATAAGCTTGCGAAAAGTTACGTCGAGGCCGAACTCAAGGGCGCGACTCCCGAGCAGCTCGACGAGATGGCCAAGGGCAGCCTGCGCAAGGCCGTCGTCGAGGGCGACGTCGAGGATGGGTCGGTCATGGCCGGTCAGATCAGCGGCATGCTGGAAACCTGCGAGCCATGCTCGGCAATTTTCGACAAGCTGGAAACGCAGTTTTTCAAGGAATTCGAACGGATAGCCGCGCAGATGTCGGCCCTTCGGGCAGCGCCTGCCGCAGCCGATCTGGCGAAGGAGGCGAACGCATGA
- the fabG gene encoding 3-oxoacyl-[acyl-carrier-protein] reductase: MTTNASAATSQTRRVALVTGSARGIGFEIARVLGADGYAIMLSDVNAEGLEKARAELVAAGCTVETCVADVSKAADADKLVAETVTKLGSLDVLVNNAGITRDGLIMRMSDEQWDLVLKINLTGTFLMSRAACKVMLRQKRGSVVNIASVIGLMGNAGQANYAASKAGIIAFTKSFAKEFGSRGVRANAIAPGFIQSDMTAVLTDKVKEQMLAQVPMARFGLPTDVAHAVSFLASDRSSYITGQVLTVDGGMVMS, from the coding sequence ATGACAACGAACGCTTCTGCAGCAACGTCCCAGACCCGCCGGGTCGCTCTTGTGACAGGCTCCGCTCGCGGCATCGGATTCGAGATCGCCCGTGTGCTTGGGGCCGACGGTTACGCCATCATGCTCTCCGACGTGAACGCCGAGGGGCTCGAAAAAGCCCGTGCCGAGCTTGTCGCGGCAGGTTGCACGGTCGAAACCTGCGTCGCCGACGTGTCGAAAGCGGCCGATGCCGACAAGCTCGTTGCCGAGACCGTCACGAAACTCGGCAGCCTCGATGTTCTCGTGAACAATGCCGGCATCACCCGCGACGGGCTGATCATGCGCATGTCCGACGAACAGTGGGACCTCGTGCTGAAGATCAACCTCACCGGCACCTTCCTGATGTCGCGCGCCGCGTGCAAGGTCATGCTCAGGCAGAAACGCGGAAGCGTGGTCAACATCGCGTCCGTCATCGGCCTGATGGGCAATGCCGGCCAGGCAAACTATGCCGCCAGCAAGGCGGGCATCATCGCCTTCACCAAGAGTTTCGCCAAGGAGTTCGGAAGCCGCGGCGTCCGCGCCAACGCGATCGCGCCTGGCTTCATCCAGTCCGACATGACCGCCGTCCTCACGGACAAGGTCAAGGAGCAGATGCTTGCGCAGGTTCCGATGGCCCGCTTCGGCCTGCCGACCGACGTCGCTCACGCCGTGTCCTTCCTGGCGTCGGATCGCTCGTCCTATATCACCGGCCAGGTTCTCACCGTGGACGGCGGAATGGTAATGTCCTGA